From the genome of Acidobacteriota bacterium, one region includes:
- a CDS encoding metal-dependent transcriptional regulator — protein MLPSSTVENYLKAIYVGETHLAAGQKLVPMGQLAVALGIAPGTATTMVKALSESDLVVYEPYNGVRLTPAGQKLAARVLRRHRLIELFLVQVIGMKWDEVHDDAEQMEHVVSDRLIERIDEMLGQPEVDPHGDPIPTAEGHLPHRTLESLLTCPLNTPVTVARVTDQDAAFLQFIEGNNLKPGQTIEVEARDEVSDSVRLKGANDARMTIGARAASKLLVTG, from the coding sequence ATGCTTCCGTCGAGTACCGTCGAAAACTACCTGAAAGCGATCTACGTTGGCGAGACCCACCTCGCGGCCGGCCAGAAGCTCGTGCCGATGGGTCAGCTGGCCGTCGCGCTGGGCATTGCTCCCGGCACGGCCACCACCATGGTCAAGGCTCTATCCGAGTCAGACCTTGTGGTCTACGAGCCGTACAACGGCGTGCGGTTGACGCCGGCCGGGCAGAAGCTCGCCGCGCGCGTGCTGCGGCGCCACCGCCTGATCGAACTGTTCCTCGTCCAGGTGATCGGCATGAAGTGGGACGAGGTGCACGACGATGCGGAGCAGATGGAGCACGTGGTGTCGGACCGCCTGATCGAACGCATCGACGAGATGCTCGGGCAACCCGAAGTGGACCCGCACGGCGACCCCATTCCCACCGCCGAGGGCCACCTGCCCCATCGCACGCTCGAAAGCCTGCTGACCTGCCCGCTCAATACGCCGGTGACCGTGGCGCGCGTGACCGATCAGGATGCCGCGTTTCTGCAGTTCATCGAAGGCAACAACCTCAAGCCGGGCCAGACCATCGAGGTCGAAGCGCGCGACGAAGTGTCCGACAGCGTCCGCCTCAAGGGCGCCAACGACGCGCGCATGACGATCGGCGCGCGCGCGGCGTCGAAGTTGCTGGTGACGGGATAG
- a CDS encoding iron dependent repressor, metal binding and dimerization domain protein, translated as MIYLILLLVAALGLFAPTFGLVAQVRKYRLSLTRERTENALKHLLRQATDGHTASFASLQGVLRMGDRQLMALTQRLEREGLVRSEGAQFQLTPEGERVALHVLRAHRLWELYLADELGVPIDRVHEQAERAEHGLTKQQLDRLSASMGHPAHDPHGDPIPSGDGAVPESPGTPLGAWPPSTPGRIVHLEDEPPLAFAQLSAEGLRLGQVIRVIDRSPTRVVLSDGENEYRLAPVVAANIHVAAVLAESAPAAWPDGVIPLSGLPTGATAEVVALDPAFRGFARRRLLDLGFTPGARIRSDLATFAGDPRAYRLRGTTIALRREQSDRVLVKRLPDEGLRSAS; from the coding sequence TTGATCTACCTCATCCTTCTGCTCGTCGCCGCACTCGGACTCTTTGCCCCGACCTTCGGGTTGGTCGCGCAGGTGCGCAAGTACCGCCTTTCGCTGACGCGCGAGCGCACCGAGAACGCCCTCAAGCACCTGTTGCGGCAAGCCACCGACGGCCACACTGCGTCGTTTGCCTCGCTGCAGGGCGTGCTCCGCATGGGTGACCGGCAGTTGATGGCGCTAACGCAGAGACTCGAGCGCGAGGGCCTGGTCCGGTCCGAAGGCGCGCAGTTCCAGCTGACGCCTGAAGGGGAGCGCGTGGCGCTGCACGTCCTGCGCGCGCACCGGTTGTGGGAACTGTACCTGGCCGACGAACTCGGCGTCCCGATCGATCGCGTTCACGAGCAGGCCGAGCGGGCCGAACACGGACTAACCAAGCAACAACTGGATCGGCTATCGGCATCGATGGGCCATCCCGCACACGATCCCCACGGCGACCCGATCCCCTCCGGCGACGGGGCCGTGCCCGAGTCACCGGGCACACCACTCGGCGCGTGGCCGCCCTCGACCCCCGGCCGCATCGTGCATCTCGAGGACGAGCCGCCGCTGGCCTTCGCGCAACTGTCCGCCGAGGGACTGCGCCTTGGGCAGGTCATCCGCGTGATCGATCGCTCGCCGACCCGCGTCGTACTCAGCGACGGCGAGAACGAGTACCGCCTGGCTCCCGTGGTCGCGGCCAACATTCATGTCGCCGCGGTGCTGGCCGAATCGGCGCCTGCCGCCTGGCCCGACGGAGTGATCCCGCTGAGCGGCCTGCCGACCGGCGCTACCGCGGAGGTCGTCGCGCTCGATCCCGCGTTTCGCGGCTTCGCCCGGCGGCGCTTGCTCGATCTGGGTTTCACGCCGGGCGCGCGCATTCGCAGTGACCTGGCGACCTTTGCCGGCGACCCGCGCGCCTATCGGCTGCGCGGCACCACCATTGCGTTGCGGCGCGAACAATCGGATCGCGTACTCGTCAAGCGGCTGCCTGATGAAGGATTGAGAAGCGCATCATGA
- a CDS encoding FeoB small GTPase domain-containing protein codes for MSVEHNCEACPVHAEMAQLGAAVGAFDRVVALAGNPNTGKSTLFNSLTGLRQHTGNWPGKTVTRAEGGFQFGGVRYKLVDLPGTYSLLSASDDEEVARNFLLFGRPDCTVVVVDASALERNLYLVLQVLEITDRVVVAVNLMDEAKRRGIEVDTRSLARDLGVPAIPIVARTGENMMALLGEVAAVASGEAVTQPLRSKGTPEFERAISTLVPMIEAAAPGVPNARWIAIRLLDGDVPVEEALASGRLAELVVRQQAPDARFSKKIALQGAQ; via the coding sequence ATGAGCGTCGAACACAATTGCGAAGCCTGCCCGGTGCATGCCGAAATGGCGCAGCTCGGCGCGGCCGTCGGGGCGTTCGATCGCGTCGTGGCCCTGGCCGGCAATCCAAACACCGGTAAGTCCACGCTGTTCAACTCGCTGACCGGCCTGCGCCAGCACACCGGCAACTGGCCCGGCAAGACCGTCACGCGCGCCGAGGGCGGCTTTCAGTTCGGCGGCGTCCGCTACAAGCTCGTTGACCTGCCGGGTACCTACTCGCTGTTGTCGGCGTCCGACGATGAGGAGGTCGCGCGGAATTTCCTGTTGTTCGGCCGGCCGGATTGCACCGTGGTCGTGGTGGATGCCAGCGCGCTCGAACGCAACTTGTACTTGGTGCTCCAGGTGCTCGAGATCACCGATCGCGTCGTGGTGGCCGTGAACCTGATGGACGAGGCCAAGCGGCGCGGCATCGAGGTCGACACGCGCAGCCTCGCGCGCGACCTGGGCGTGCCGGCCATCCCGATCGTGGCGCGCACCGGCGAGAACATGATGGCACTGCTTGGTGAAGTGGCGGCGGTCGCCTCGGGCGAGGCGGTGACGCAGCCGCTGCGGTCCAAGGGGACGCCGGAGTTCGAGCGCGCCATCAGCACGCTGGTGCCGATGATCGAAGCGGCGGCGCCCGGCGTGCCGAACGCGCGGTGGATTGCCATCCGCCTGCTCGACGGCGACGTGCCGGTGGAAGAGGCGCTGGCCAGCGGCCGGCTGGCGGAACTGGTGGTGCGGCAGCAAGCCCCGGATGCCCGCTTCAGCAAGAAGATCGCGCTGCAGGGGGCGCAGTGA
- a CDS encoding nucleoside recognition domain-containing protein, whose translation MSEASVVTPADIVREAAALRRSLDAGFREEVVTSLYGEVERITRRAVQDAGSRPLELDQRIDRVVTSRLFGLPLMLVILAVIFWLTIIGANVPSQMLASGFFWFEDLAAGWFTELGSPWWLTGFIWHGVFRGLAWVISVMLPPMAIFFPLFTILEDLGYLPRVAFNLDYLFKRAGAHGKQALSMAMGFGCNAAGVIATRVIDSPRERLVAILTNNFVPCNGRFPTLIMLATIFVAAAFPPAVASLVAAGSVVGIVLVGVLFTLVASWALSKTVLRGEASAFTLELPPYRRPAMARILYTSLIDRTLFVLWRAIVTAAPAGAVIWLLANISPGGVSLATRTATFLDPLGWAMGLDGVILLAYIIAIPANEIVVPTMLMVYMSQGMMTEMDSMDGLRALLVDEHGWTMLTAVNLMLFSLLHNPCATTIITIYKETLSAKWTAIGALMPLALGFIVTLLTAAIARTLFGF comes from the coding sequence GTGAGCGAGGCGAGCGTCGTCACTCCCGCGGACATCGTCCGCGAGGCGGCGGCCCTGCGCCGCTCGCTCGATGCCGGCTTTCGCGAAGAGGTCGTGACGTCGCTATACGGTGAGGTGGAACGGATCACGCGGCGAGCCGTGCAGGATGCCGGTTCGCGTCCGCTCGAACTCGATCAGCGGATCGACCGGGTCGTGACCTCCCGGCTGTTCGGGCTGCCGCTGATGCTGGTGATCCTGGCGGTGATCTTCTGGCTCACGATCATCGGCGCCAACGTGCCGTCGCAGATGCTGGCGTCGGGGTTTTTCTGGTTCGAGGACCTGGCGGCCGGCTGGTTCACCGAGCTCGGCTCGCCGTGGTGGCTCACCGGTTTTATCTGGCACGGCGTGTTTCGCGGGCTGGCCTGGGTGATTAGCGTGATGCTGCCGCCGATGGCGATCTTCTTTCCCCTCTTCACCATTCTCGAGGACCTGGGCTACCTGCCGCGGGTGGCCTTCAACCTCGACTACCTGTTCAAGCGCGCCGGGGCGCACGGCAAGCAGGCGCTGTCGATGGCCATGGGCTTTGGCTGCAACGCCGCCGGCGTGATTGCCACGCGCGTGATCGACTCGCCGCGCGAACGGCTGGTCGCGATCCTGACCAACAACTTCGTGCCCTGCAACGGCCGTTTTCCGACGTTGATCATGCTGGCCACCATCTTTGTCGCCGCCGCGTTTCCGCCGGCCGTGGCCTCGCTGGTGGCCGCCGGGTCGGTGGTGGGGATCGTGCTGGTGGGGGTGCTGTTCACCCTGGTCGCGTCGTGGGCGCTGTCGAAGACCGTGTTGCGGGGCGAGGCCTCGGCTTTTACCCTCGAGTTGCCGCCCTACCGCCGGCCGGCGATGGCGCGGATCCTCTACACCTCGTTGATCGATCGCACGCTGTTCGTCTTGTGGCGCGCCATTGTCACGGCCGCACCGGCCGGCGCGGTGATTTGGCTGCTGGCCAACATCTCGCCCGGTGGCGTGAGCCTGGCGACGCGGACCGCGACCTTCCTCGATCCGCTCGGCTGGGCCATGGGCCTGGACGGCGTGATCCTGCTCGCCTACATCATCGCCATTCCGGCCAACGAAATCGTCGTCCCGACCATGCTGATGGTCTACATGTCGCAGGGCATGATGACCGAGATGGACTCGATGGACGGGCTGCGCGCCCTGCTCGTGGACGAGCACGGCTGGACCATGCTGACGGCGGTCAACCTGATGTTGTTCTCGCTGCTGCACAATCCCTGCGCCACCACCATCATCACCATCTACAAGGAAACGCTGAGCGCGAAGTGGACCGCGATCGGCGCGTTGATGCCCCTGGCGCTGGGCTTCATCGTCACGCTCCTGACCGCCGCGATCGCCCGCACCCTTTTCGGGTTCTGA
- a CDS encoding ubiquinone/menaquinone biosynthesis methyltransferase, with protein MSLRTAFDTPDRKRAHNRALFATIADRYDLITKLLSFGQDARWKRTLIARARLQPGERVLDLACGTGDLAFAAAAQGGRVVGLDLTHRMLQLAARKSAAARLVTGDMTHLPFGPRSFDVVTTGYGLRNVPDLAAAIDEIARVLRPGGRLLSLDFNRPEPPLVRGAYLAYLTVVGAGLGWLLHRDPDTYRYIPASIRRYPGAAGVAELLTARGFTAVTVVPRLFGLMTLHVAQRAR; from the coding sequence ATGTCCCTGCGGACGGCGTTCGACACTCCTGACCGCAAACGCGCCCACAACCGCGCGCTGTTTGCGACCATCGCCGATCGTTACGACCTGATCACCAAGCTGCTCTCGTTCGGACAGGACGCGCGCTGGAAGCGCACCCTGATCGCGCGGGCGCGCCTGCAGCCGGGGGAGCGCGTGCTCGACCTGGCGTGCGGCACCGGCGACCTGGCGTTTGCGGCCGCGGCACAGGGTGGGCGGGTGGTCGGCCTGGACCTCACCCATCGCATGCTGCAACTTGCCGCGCGCAAATCGGCGGCGGCCAGGTTGGTCACCGGCGACATGACCCACCTGCCGTTTGGGCCGCGGTCGTTCGACGTGGTGACCACGGGCTATGGGTTGCGCAACGTGCCGGATCTCGCGGCCGCCATCGACGAGATCGCCCGCGTCTTGCGGCCGGGCGGCCGCTTGCTGTCGCTCGACTTCAACCGCCCCGAGCCGCCGCTGGTCCGTGGCGCCTACCTGGCGTACCTCACGGTCGTCGGCGCCGGCCTTGGCTGGCTCCTGCACCGCGACCCCGACACCTATCGCTATATTCCCGCTTCGATTCGCCGCTACCCCGGTGCCGCCGGTGTGGCTGAGCTGCTGACCGCGCGAGGCTTCACCGCAGTGACGGTGGTGCCGCGGTTGTTTGGGCTGATGACCCTGCACGTCGCACAACGCGCGCGCTAA
- a CDS encoding ATPase, T2SS/T4P/T4SS family: MVRADGDALVMHVGERPYVVVGAGTLDLSTQILNLDAMTGMLQQLLPTAAQDSLQEFGAVEHRLPAHEGDAFTVVAARGGDDIWIEIRRRRQAAVAAAPAAVAPAPPAAVEVVTPPAMVESVPDPVIEAVAEPGVEMVAEPAIESVAEPVIESVAEPIIESAAEPVIEPVHEPVIESAAEPLIESAVEPVIENVPEPIEIAPEPVLVEAVAAVEVAPPIEAPLAEAPVVVEVSLSEDEQRVLDELQAIEDAQALDEPVLTDADLWPLADEPPPVAEIAEMVVETPEPVAESLEMVAEVPEPVAEIAEIPEPVAEESAAAEAPSSVEMLEGRLWPPAEVPEVLEPPLAEPMVALEPPVTIAEPVAPEPPAAYEPPAAYEAPAAFHPPDVPELAPVLQMTRTVRIEVPPRSTNVRVSGVERLLRLAAARTASALFVTSDCRPSIRVEGDIRPLEGEPTMSRADVEAAVMEIVPETAQEAVGRGDSTEWITEFADLGRVRCMTFTDHRGPGVVFRMIATRAATAEQLGLSREVQALATEPQGLVLVAGSHGSGKSTLVSALVDLVNRQRAEYVVTLERQIRLVHDNRTAIVSQREIRGGADEALTAARAALREDPDVLVVDDLVSAQMVPLLLQAASEALVFVSIAAPSMTDAVERFVELAPASTRAGVQAAMAESFRGGVSQVLLKKAGGGRVAAREVLLATAAVTRVISDGVPGQLQKALEGGRKHGMVPMADALVALVHSGVVDVREAFRKSPDRDRLLAGLKREGIDTSVVERLA, from the coding sequence ATGGTCCGCGCCGACGGCGACGCGCTGGTGATGCACGTCGGCGAGCGGCCGTACGTCGTGGTGGGTGCCGGGACGCTCGACCTGTCGACGCAGATTCTCAACCTCGACGCCATGACCGGCATGCTGCAGCAGCTGTTGCCGACGGCCGCGCAGGATTCGCTCCAGGAGTTTGGCGCGGTGGAGCATCGACTCCCGGCGCACGAGGGCGACGCCTTTACCGTCGTCGCCGCGCGCGGCGGCGACGACATCTGGATCGAGATTCGCCGGCGCCGCCAGGCGGCCGTGGCGGCGGCCCCGGCGGCCGTGGCCCCCGCGCCGCCAGCTGCCGTTGAAGTCGTGACCCCACCGGCGATGGTCGAAAGCGTTCCCGACCCAGTCATCGAAGCTGTGGCCGAACCCGGCGTCGAGATGGTTGCCGAACCAGCCATCGAGAGCGTGGCCGAGCCCGTTATCGAAAGCGTCGCGGAACCGATCATCGAGAGCGCTGCCGAGCCCGTCATCGAACCCGTTCACGAACCCGTGATCGAGAGCGCGGCTGAGCCGCTCATCGAAAGCGCTGTCGAACCAGTCATCGAGAACGTGCCCGAACCGATCGAGATCGCTCCCGAACCGGTTCTGGTTGAAGCCGTCGCGGCTGTTGAAGTGGCGCCGCCCATCGAAGCACCGCTCGCCGAAGCGCCCGTGGTCGTCGAGGTCTCATTGTCTGAAGACGAACAGCGAGTGCTCGACGAACTGCAGGCGATCGAGGACGCGCAGGCCCTCGACGAGCCAGTGCTGACCGACGCGGACCTGTGGCCGCTCGCCGACGAGCCGCCACCGGTGGCCGAGATCGCGGAGATGGTCGTCGAGACTCCCGAGCCGGTTGCCGAGAGCCTCGAGATGGTCGCCGAGGTTCCCGAGCCGGTCGCCGAGATCGCTGAGATTCCAGAGCCGGTTGCCGAGGAGTCAGCCGCCGCCGAAGCGCCGTCATCAGTCGAGATGCTCGAAGGGCGGCTGTGGCCACCAGCCGAGGTGCCAGAGGTGCTCGAGCCACCCTTGGCCGAGCCGATGGTGGCACTCGAACCGCCCGTCACGATCGCAGAGCCGGTTGCACCAGAGCCACCGGCTGCATACGAGCCTCCCGCGGCTTACGAGGCGCCTGCGGCATTCCACCCTCCCGACGTTCCAGAACTGGCGCCCGTGCTCCAGATGACGCGGACCGTCCGTATTGAAGTGCCGCCCCGCTCCACCAACGTGCGCGTCTCCGGCGTCGAGCGGTTGCTGCGGCTTGCCGCCGCGCGCACCGCGTCGGCGCTGTTTGTCACGTCCGATTGCCGTCCCTCGATTCGCGTGGAGGGCGACATCCGCCCGCTCGAGGGCGAGCCCACCATGAGCCGGGCCGACGTCGAAGCGGCGGTCATGGAGATTGTGCCCGAGACGGCACAGGAAGCGGTCGGCCGCGGCGACTCCACGGAGTGGATCACCGAGTTCGCCGACCTCGGCCGCGTCCGTTGCATGACCTTTACCGATCACCGCGGGCCAGGCGTGGTGTTCCGGATGATCGCGACCCGCGCCGCCACGGCCGAACAACTCGGCCTGTCGCGCGAGGTGCAGGCACTGGCCACCGAGCCGCAGGGCCTGGTGCTGGTCGCCGGCTCGCACGGCAGCGGCAAGTCAACCCTGGTGTCGGCGCTGGTGGACCTCGTCAACCGTCAGCGGGCCGAATACGTGGTCACGCTCGAACGGCAAATCCGGCTCGTCCACGACAACCGCACCGCCATTGTCAGCCAGCGCGAAATTCGCGGTGGCGCGGACGAAGCGCTGACCGCCGCGCGCGCGGCCCTGCGCGAGGACCCCGACGTGCTGGTCGTCGATGACCTCGTGTCGGCGCAAATGGTCCCGCTGTTGCTGCAGGCCGCCTCCGAAGCCCTGGTGTTCGTCTCGATCGCGGCGCCGTCGATGACCGACGCCGTTGAGCGTTTCGTCGAGCTGGCGCCGGCCAGCACGCGCGCCGGCGTCCAGGCGGCTATGGCCGAGTCGTTCCGCGGCGGCGTGTCGCAGGTGTTGTTGAAGAAGGCCGGCGGCGGACGGGTCGCGGCTCGTGAAGTGTTGCTGGCGACGGCCGCGGTCACGCGCGTCATCAGCGACGGTGTGCCGGGACAGCTGCAGAAGGCGCTCGAAGGCGGACGCAAGCACGGCATGGTGCCCATGGCCGACGCGCTGGTCGCCCTCGTGCATTCGGGAGTGGTCGATGTGCGCGAGGCGTTCCGCAAGTCGCCCGATCGCGACCGCTTGCTGGCCGGCCTCAAGCGCGAAGGCATCGATACGAGCGTCGTCGAACGCCTGGCCTAG
- a CDS encoding CaiB/BaiF CoA-transferase family protein, with product MPGPLAGFTVLDLTRVLSGPYCTMVLGDLGARIIKVEQPGKGDDTRAWGPPFIGAESAYFLSINRNKESVTLDYKPAAGRAVLEKLVAQADVLVENFRPGTLERAGFGWEAMHERFPRLVYASIAGYGQTGPRRNEAGYDAVMQAEGGLMSVTGEADRPGYRLGVAITDMVSGLYCAQGITAALLARERSGRGQRVDIGMLDTTAALLTYQAANWFATGKTPQRQGNRHATIAPYETFTTADGEIVIAVGNDEIWKRFCPAAGLPELAANPRFATNKDRMANYDEMRPPIDLVFRTATSAEWIARLNAAGVPNGEVRDIGQMLNDPHLAAREMVQTLMHPTIGATRVIGAPIKLSDTPASLRTAPPVLGQHTDAVLAELGYSPAEVAALRNTRVV from the coding sequence ATGCCCGGACCGTTAGCAGGCTTTACTGTTCTGGATCTCACTCGGGTGCTGTCGGGCCCGTACTGCACGATGGTGCTCGGCGACCTCGGCGCGCGCATCATCAAGGTTGAGCAGCCCGGCAAGGGCGATGACACGCGGGCGTGGGGTCCGCCGTTCATCGGCGCCGAGAGCGCGTATTTCCTGAGCATCAACCGCAACAAAGAAAGCGTCACGCTCGACTACAAGCCGGCGGCCGGCCGCGCCGTGCTCGAGAAACTCGTCGCGCAGGCCGACGTGCTGGTCGAGAACTTCCGGCCCGGCACGCTCGAGCGGGCGGGCTTCGGGTGGGAGGCCATGCACGAGCGCTTTCCGCGGCTGGTCTACGCGTCGATCGCGGGCTACGGGCAGACCGGGCCGCGGCGCAACGAGGCCGGCTACGACGCGGTGATGCAAGCCGAGGGCGGCCTGATGAGCGTGACCGGCGAGGCCGATCGGCCCGGCTACCGCCTGGGCGTGGCGATCACCGACATGGTGTCGGGCCTCTACTGCGCCCAGGGCATTACCGCCGCGCTGCTGGCGCGCGAACGGTCGGGGCGCGGCCAACGGGTGGACATCGGCATGCTCGACACCACGGCGGCGCTGCTGACGTACCAGGCCGCCAACTGGTTTGCGACCGGCAAGACGCCGCAGCGCCAGGGCAACCGTCACGCCACCATTGCCCCGTACGAAACCTTCACCACCGCCGATGGCGAAATTGTGATCGCGGTCGGCAATGACGAGATCTGGAAGCGCTTCTGCCCGGCCGCGGGCCTGCCCGAACTGGCCGCCAATCCGCGATTCGCGACCAACAAGGACCGCATGGCGAACTACGACGAGATGCGTCCGCCGATCGACCTTGTCTTCCGCACGGCGACCAGCGCCGAGTGGATTGCCCGCCTGAACGCGGCCGGGGTGCCCAACGGCGAAGTGCGCGACATTGGCCAGATGCTGAACGACCCGCACCTGGCCGCGCGCGAGATGGTGCAGACGCTGATGCACCCGACCATTGGCGCCACCCGCGTGATCGGCGCGCCCATCAAGCTGTCGGACACACCCGCCAGCCTGCGCACGGCGCCGCCCGTGCTGGGCCAGCACACCGACGCGGTGCTCGCCGAACTGGGCTACTCGCCGGCGGAGGTGGCCGCCCTTCGCAACACCCGGGTGGTCTGA
- a CDS encoding homoserine dehydrogenase, whose product MSQPELPLVLIGFGNVARRFLRLLDETADRLDFTWKVVGIATKHHGSVIDTQGIDVARAISIVEGRQSLDRLDPEPRERSGIDVIRQVADALADEAAEGRLVCIETTVLDIDRGEPAVSHVRAALEGQAHVVTANKGPAAFAFHELEALAESVDRIFFFEGAVMDGVPVFNLVRETMPAIVIDGFRGVINSTCNFILTELERGKQFDQAVAEMQARGIAEADPTLDVDGWDAAAKTAALVNVLMGSAMTPHHVARTGIRDVTGLDVRDALGRNRRIRLVASATRQGGKVRARVEPEVLDRTDPLASLEGVENALYLNTDLLGEVGIVQRAGDLTQTAYALLSDLSRISQRLRDL is encoded by the coding sequence ATGAGCCAGCCCGAGCTGCCGCTCGTCCTCATTGGCTTCGGCAACGTGGCGCGCCGCTTTCTGCGCCTGCTGGATGAGACCGCGGATCGCCTTGATTTCACCTGGAAGGTGGTCGGCATCGCGACCAAGCACCATGGCTCGGTGATCGACACCCAGGGTATTGACGTCGCGCGCGCCATTTCGATCGTGGAAGGCCGCCAGTCGCTCGACCGGCTCGACCCCGAGCCGCGCGAGCGCAGCGGCATCGACGTGATCCGCCAGGTGGCCGACGCCCTGGCCGACGAGGCCGCCGAGGGGCGGCTGGTGTGCATCGAGACGACGGTGCTCGACATCGATCGCGGCGAACCGGCCGTGTCGCACGTGCGGGCGGCGCTCGAAGGCCAGGCGCACGTCGTGACGGCCAACAAGGGGCCGGCGGCGTTCGCGTTTCATGAACTCGAGGCGCTCGCCGAATCGGTTGACCGGATCTTCTTCTTCGAAGGCGCGGTGATGGACGGGGTGCCGGTCTTCAACCTGGTGCGCGAGACGATGCCGGCGATTGTCATCGACGGCTTCCGCGGCGTGATCAACAGCACCTGCAACTTCATCCTGACCGAACTCGAGCGCGGCAAGCAGTTCGACCAGGCGGTGGCCGAGATGCAGGCGCGCGGCATTGCCGAAGCTGACCCGACGCTCGACGTCGACGGCTGGGACGCGGCCGCCAAGACGGCGGCGCTGGTGAACGTGTTGATGGGCAGCGCCATGACGCCGCATCATGTCGCGCGGACCGGCATTCGCGACGTCACCGGGCTCGATGTCCGCGACGCGCTCGGCCGGAACCGCCGCATCCGGCTGGTCGCCTCGGCGACGCGCCAGGGCGGCAAGGTGCGGGCGCGGGTTGAACCCGAGGTACTCGACCGCACCGACCCGCTCGCCAGTCTCGAGGGCGTCGAGAACGCGCTCTATCTCAACACCGACCTGCTCGGCGAGGTTGGCATCGTCCAACGCGCCGGCGACCTGACGCAAACCGCGTATGCGCTGCTGAGCGACCTCTCGCGCATTTCGCAACGCCTGCGCGACCTGTAA
- a CDS encoding aminotransferase class I/II-fold pyridoxal phosphate-dependent enzyme produces MRLEQFDMERMQSTFENLVEFNLSESGVRPLTPRELVEDAAGLDGLLDQPLVYSQSNGTIELRTAIAALYPGAGIDHIEVTNGGSEANFITTFRLIEPGDEVVMLVPNYMQTWGLARAFGATVREWRFIEDRAAGRWRVDLAALEALVTAKTRMIVICNPNNPTGARLTASDLDGIANIADRHGAWILSDEVYRGAEIDGQETASMWGRSERAIVTSGLSKAYGLPGLRIGWIVAPPPLVAAFWSYHDYVTIAPGALSDRLARVAMAPARRERLLERTRTILRTNLPLIEAWLREAGGFEWIRPEAGAIVYVRYGHAINSTALAHRVREEKSVLIVPGDHFGMDGYLRLGFGEPPAYNRTGLDRLREVLATLPAGATTPRAPSFA; encoded by the coding sequence ATGCGACTCGAACAATTCGACATGGAACGGATGCAGTCCACTTTCGAAAACCTGGTTGAATTCAACCTGTCGGAGAGCGGGGTGCGCCCCCTGACGCCGCGGGAACTGGTGGAGGATGCGGCCGGGCTCGACGGGCTCCTGGACCAGCCGCTGGTCTATTCCCAGTCGAACGGCACCATCGAGCTGCGGACGGCGATTGCCGCGCTGTATCCCGGCGCAGGCATCGACCACATCGAGGTGACCAACGGCGGGTCCGAGGCCAACTTCATCACCACGTTCCGGCTGATCGAGCCCGGCGACGAGGTGGTCATGCTGGTGCCCAACTACATGCAGACCTGGGGCCTGGCGCGGGCGTTCGGCGCCACGGTGCGCGAATGGCGGTTCATCGAGGACCGCGCCGCCGGCCGGTGGCGGGTCGACCTGGCCGCGCTCGAAGCGCTCGTCACGGCGAAGACCCGGATGATCGTGATCTGCAACCCGAACAACCCGACCGGGGCCCGGCTCACGGCGAGCGACCTCGACGGCATTGCCAACATCGCCGACCGCCACGGCGCGTGGATCCTGTCGGACGAGGTGTATCGCGGGGCCGAGATCGACGGGCAGGAAACCGCGTCGATGTGGGGCCGGTCCGAGCGCGCGATCGTCACGAGCGGCCTGTCCAAGGCCTACGGCCTGCCTGGCCTGCGCATCGGCTGGATCGTCGCCCCACCGCCGCTCGTGGCCGCGTTCTGGTCGTACCACGACTACGTGACCATCGCCCCGGGCGCACTCAGCGATCGCCTGGCGCGGGTGGCCATGGCGCCGGCACGGCGCGAGCGCCTGCTCGAGCGGACGCGAACCATCCTGCGCACCAACCTGCCGCTGATCGAAGCCTGGCTGCGCGAGGCCGGCGGCTTCGAGTGGATTCGGCCCGAAGCTGGCGCCATTGTCTACGTGCGCTACGGCCACGCCATCAACTCGACGGCGCTCGCGCACCGCGTCCGCGAGGAGAAGAGCGTGCTGATCGTGCCCGGCGATCACTTCGGCATGGATGGGTACCTGCGACTGGGCTTCGGCGAGCCGCCGGCCTACAACCGCACCGGCCTCGACCGGCTGCGCGAAGTGCTCGCGACGCTGCCGGCGGGCGCCACGACGCCACGGGCGCCCTCGTTCGCATGA